tttcttagtATATTTgggccatttaaaaaaaaatgaagcaaAAGTGTGACATGGGGGGTCCAATTTCAAACtcaatatttgatatttctttttgtcttgCCCTATTACcaatactttaaattttataattccaAAGTTTCAGGCAGAACGAAACAGTCACATTGAATAATCTTAAATTCTAATAACATACATCTCAAAATTTTTTAACAGAAACCATACTACTTATAAACAAGTTTGGTAATAAAACAGTCAAGAAAACATTGCTCAAACCTTTTCCAAATGAAAGtcaatataaaaaggaaaattttaaaaccaaaatttcCATCTTTTCTGCTAAATCATATAATAACAATCAAATTAAATagcttaatttgaaaaaaataatagttactAGTGATTGAAGTTTATGCCAATAAAAAGAATCTTAATTAATTTCAGTTACAATAGTAAACTTTGAAAGCCCTGAGTTTTTGTGATTATTTGcaataaacaaaatgtcatttcattgtACCGTTTTAAAGTAATTGTATGTAGAAAAAGCCACCtattttcagtattttgtaCCACTCCtgacatattttataaagattgaaaaatgctTTAAACTTTCACAATTCATAATTTCACAAGAACAAGTTCCACAAGTTTCTTTGTGTTAGAAATGTTAAAACCAAGTaatattcatatcatttacctcTTAAATGTGTTATTTATCATGATTGTTTTGGCACAATCAGTTTAAAACAgtcattttttctattttttgtgcacagtaattcaaatttatcaaaggAAATAAGTGTGGCTTATTTCAGCAAGTTAAGTGGATGTTTTAAGGAATGGAAGATTTACAAAaagtttcttcattttactagcTGTCTTTCAATTATCTGTCCTAAAAATAAAgctaattttcatatttttcttaaactgttAAATtcatgtcaggagtgtgacaaaTTACATCTGAATGGTTAATTCTTGAAACATCTTTAAATATaccattttaaatcaaaataattgttctattttgtacaaaattcatttCCTCACTTTCCTTTATGATATTATAGTTGTTCACACTTATTTCCTTTGATAAATTTGCATTACTGTGCACAAAAAATAGTAAAACTGATTGTGCCAAAACAATCATGATAAATAACACATTTAAgaggtaaatgatatgaatattACTTGGTTTTAACATTTCTAACATAAAGAAACTTGTGGAACTTGTCCTAGTGAAATTATGAATTGACAGAAAATGCCTTAAAAAAAGCATCACACTCCTGACATATATGATGCACTCCCACAtctataatataaacatatcacagttgtaatattttttttccttctctTTGGAATAGCCActtctgaaaaataaagaagaagaaaacattTAAGTCCTATGTATTCTTTGGTAGATGTTTAAAGACAgttgtcacactcctgacatttTTGGGTGCCTCTCTTTGGTGtccattaaaataataaaatttgtgaTTTAAAGCACCAACATACCCTTGATTATAGTGCTAATATACCAATACAAACTTAAATCACATACTGACATTTTTGGAATTATAAACCTGGTTACAAGgaaactttaattttaaaagtgtcatttttttaaagatttttttattctgtacATACCTTCACAATAAAGGTCAgtgtttacttattttaaaattttattggacaaaattgcaaaaatatttaagaCTAATAATGTAGCAACTACCAGAAATATTTCAGTATGGCATCAAAACAATCCACTTTTTACGATACTACTttgaaaatttctattttttttaaatgtcacgCTAAAagcgtcacactcctgacaAAAATGGCctgttttttaacatttctcTGCAATGGTTTGAGATATCTTCCTGCAATTTGGAAGCAAGCTAGCACTGACTATCCTGCATTTATAACACCTGTGTTATAATTATAAActtaactaaaacaaaaatataccacaaaaagtaaaaatcctcattgttttttaaatggcCCATTTGCAAtaactttttaatatgaaaatcatcctatttttttgataaacaaaaatagtGAATTAAATTTGAGTTGGTGGCCTTTTTGGTTTTACTGCATGTGTCATGCACACTTCAGTGTTCAAAATCATTGCTTCAAACCAGACTTTAAAGCTGGACTTTTACTGCTTGTATACATTGAGGAGTAAAAGCCAAGACTGATTGGCTTTATAATAAGTCGGAATAATGTGTTCAGGTAGAGTGGCAAGTTTTCCTGTTGACTTCTAGTTACATGTTGAAAACCTGACTCAATGAGTCTGTCTAGTACACAGTAGTGTATATTCATATACCATCAACGTGGCCagaatttttattaatatatgtatgaaataaCAGTTTTACACAGGCAAATTGCACTCAAATCAATTTCACGTGAgtttaaattcatgtgaatctcaCATGGAATTCACATCAATTTCACCTCAAATGAGCTTATACGTGAAACTCATCATCATGtgaaattagtttttgtgaGTTTCACATGAATTTTATGTGAAACTCGTGTGAAttcaaatgttatatttcaaataacagctaaattttcaaatttaatcaaaattatgaaaaaaatctaatttttggTTGTAAATTTCGGATGAAAACTCATGTGAAAAATTTCACATCAGATTCACATGAATCtcaattcacgtgaaattcatatgaaaataattttcatgtGAGTTTCAAGTATAAGCTGGATTGAGGTGAATCTCACATTGTGAATTTCATGTGAGATTCATATGAAATTCATgtgagcaaattttgcctgtgtaGCTCATTTGAAGGGAAATCTATATGGAAATACTTAAGTCACATTCACTGAATTGCTGTGTACAGAGAAATAATCAAAAGAAATGTAAGTGCtaattgttatatttatcttCACTGAATATATCTTGTTTTGCAGTCAATGTTTTAAAGAAGCATTGGATAACCTTGGCAGTATGAAACCAGAAGATAAAAAGTAAGACAATTAttgaaactttgaaattgtgaagtttttatttcttaacTGCATAGATATTTTATGCTACTCTAATATGTGTATACCTGTGTTGACGAAATTAAAGATATGTATGTGTGTGATCATTTTGTTtacttaaatattatatttagaGATGAAATAGTCATTTATGGTAGAAATTTCTAATGTATATATTAGAAATATGAAGAAAGACTTTAAAAAATGCTTGAGAGAGATCTTAAGAATATTAATTTAATCTAGATAAAAAGAAACCTTTCTAATTGAATgcaaatttctttctttttgcaGACTGTTAGAAGATCTATTGAACAAGTATAAATCACAGATGAAGTTTCAAATGATGTGTTTCTATGGAGATAGTCTTCTAAGAAATTCTGTATCAGCATAAAATAGTGTTACAAGAAACTATGTGGATGACACATGTTATGATTAAAGTGAATCTAAAAATACAAGTGtcactaaaaaaacaaaatgattttaagGATTACTTACATACTATGTCAATCTTTTCTTAGTGTTATATAAGATCATGTGACACAAACTTTTCCGAAAAGTTATATTAAGGTATTCGGCCCATAATTAGCCAATAAACAACAagcaaaataatttatatttttatcaaggaTTGTGAGTAGGGGTATCTAAGAGttcttaatataaaataaaaatccgCAAAATATTTCAGGTTAACAACAGAGCTGGGTTACagtgaccccccttttttgtcctCATATGCCAAATAAGGGGTTTAAGTagtatgtaattttaaaaaaccTATATAGTATAATTTACTAATCTTTCTTTCAAAAGGGACTTTACATATAACCTTGTAaccttcaacaaaaaaaattaaaaaaaaatttgcttttctatttttagaacagtGTTATTGTTACTAATAATAGAAAAAGGGGttaattctaaaatttgtcattcTTATATCTTCACCAATGAATAGACAACCAAATGGATTATGGCAATGGTTCATGGTTAGATTGACAGaatttttgtgtatatcttaTATAGTGCATACAGAACTGATCTATGATAAGGATTACCATGAGTATAATTATATGTTGTTAATTATCTGGTTTTACATATGAAAGAATAGATGTTAAAATTGGGGTTAATTCTTAGTTACTGGTCTTTTATTTCTTGTTCAAGTTTGTGAGGAATACAGTTTTACTGAAACAAAGTGTACATTTCTCATTAAATAGCCATGAATTAAGCCATGATATTTATCCCAAAAATAAGAGTTGGCATTTATTgaagtatataaaataatttttgcattttaacctttgattttcaattaaaggAATGAATATGCATGTAATCAATTCTGAATTTAccatataaatatcaaaagtaacTTCTGTAATATAAATCCTGTAAAGGGTGAGATTTTATGTATGCTCACCTAGGGTTTATGTTTAGAGATCGGATGATAAATCTTGAATTAacacaattgaaattaaatattaccaAAAACATATGATATGTGTAAATAATAGAATTTAGAGATATTGAAGTAGACTTGAAAATATCATCTCGTGTTCAACATTACAAAGTTAATATTGcacattattttaattgtttgttttatatgttttgcatTGTTAATATATTTTGCCTGTGGTGCATCTAAAATTTGtgcaatatatttattaaagtattttataacacctacctatagtgtTTTTTAGCGTTTTGTACAAAAGTTCAGGTAGATGATAAAAAGCATCAAACTTAATTAAAATACTGGTAatgtatcaaaatgtttttttcttgaaataccTGTTCTGAACTAAATATTAGAAAACAGAGCAAAATTCAAAGGGCGATAAACCTGAAGCACTACCACCAGAGACACTAAAATAATGCGACAGCAACTAAATGAGGAACCAATAAGACATGTACCCTATTTAGCAAATAGGGATTGTCACAAatgttactgtggattcatcaattttcgtgggtaccaattttcgaggattcagaaaaacttgcatgttcgttgatatttgattttatggTTTTGCGGAAGTCTGCGTGTACGCCtatataaaatatgtcattcgttgaacatttgatttcgtggttgtACCCACGAAAACTAagaaattggtatccaatgaaaaataatgaatccacagtatttacTGAAATAGCTAGTTAAATGTTAACACAGGAGTATCAGTTACCATATCATTTATTTGATAATCAGCAGGATGTGCTGTAGGTAATTCTAGCAAACATCCTGCTGTCACTGTTGttctacattatttttttttagaaaatgcaACTTATTGATCAGTGATTAATTAATTCTGTAATCAGATAATAAgttcatttaattttggatattgtgttctcctatttatttgtattgtagtcctgtaatgttgtgttgtcatttcaatgttatatttgacatggccataaaagagggaggttcaacccaccatttttttctttaaaaaatgtcctgtaccaagtcaggagtatggtcattgtaatattatagtttgtttctgtgtgtgttacattttaacattgtgtttcttttgtgtcaattgtttcctcttatatttgagtgtgaattcacattattataagacATGTCatggtacttttctatcccaaatttatgtatttacttagttttgatgggtttttttgttatttgcatCGGATTTTGGCTAATGCTTAGTTCgattctgtgtgtgttacattttaatgttttgtcgtcattttcttgtatttaatgggtttccctcggttttggtccATGaccctgatttgtttttgtctatcaatttatgagttttgaacatcggtatactactgttgcctttatttgtaaaCCTATTTAGATCTGTTTTCTATGCATCCCTTACAAGTAGTGAAGTGTGGACTTGAATTTGGACATAAACCTTCAACTTTATTtaatccaaatgttgctaaattAATGGAAAAAAACCAGCTACCAACAGAATTAACAATTACTTGAACAAGAGCTACCATCTTGGGAACAAATTATTTGAACTAGAACTAGATTTGGTATTAACTCTACTAATATCTTGAACAAGAGCTATCAACAGGATTACCAACAACTTGTACAAGAGCTACCAACATGGTTACTAATAACTTGTACAAGAGCTACCAACAGAGTTACCAATATCTTGAACAAGAGCTACCAACATGGTAACCAAATACTTGAACGAGTGCTACCACCAGGGTACCTGTTTACTTGAACAAGAGCTTACAACAGAGATACCAATCACTTGAACAAGAGCTTACAACAGGGTTACCAATGACTTGAACAGCTACCAACCAGGTAACTGTTTACTTGAACAAGAGCTTCCAACAGGGTAACCAATATCTGGAACAGCTACCAATAGGTTTACCAACGACTTGTACAAGAGCTACCAACAGGGTTACCAATGACTTGTACAAGATCTACCAACAGGGTTACCAATTACCAGTACAAGAGCTACCAACAGGGTTACCAATGACTTCTACAAGAGCTACCAACAGCCAACAGGGTTACCAATGACCTGGACAAAAGCTGCCACCAGGGTTACCAATCACTTGAACAAGAGCTACCAACAAGATTACCAACAACTTGTACAAGAGCTACCAACATGGTTACTAATAACTTGTACAAGAGCTACCAACAGAGTTACCAATATCTTGAACAAGAGCTACCAACATGGTAACCAAATACTTGAACGAGTGCTACCACCAGGGTACCTGTTTACTTGAACAAGAGCTTACAACAGAGATACCAATCACTTGAACAAGAGCTTACAACAGGGTTACCAATGACTTGAACAGCTACCAACCAGGTAACTGTTTACTTGAACAAGAGCTTCCAACAGGGTAACCAATATCTGGAACAGCTACCAACGACTTGTACAAGAGCTACCAACAGGGTTACCAATGACTTGTACAAGATCTACCAACAGGGTTACCAATTACCAGTACAAGAGCTACCAACAGGGTTACCAATGACTTCTACAAGAGCTACCAACAGCCAACAGGGTTAACAATGACCTGGACAAAAGCTGCCACCAGGGTTACCAATCACTTGAACAAGAGCTACCAACAGGGTTACCAATCATTTGAAAAAGAGCTTAAAACAGGGTTACCAATTACTTGACCAAAAGCTTCGAACAGGGTCACCAATAACTGGTACAGCTACCAACAGGCTCACCGTTTACTTGAACAAGATCTTCCCATTGGGTtaccaataacatgaacaagaGCTACCGACAAGGTTACCAATTACTTGATTAGGATCTACCAACAGGGTTACCAATAACTGATACAGCTACCAACATGGTTAACAATACCTTGAACAAGAGCTACCAACAGGGTTACCAATAACTGAAAGCTACCAACAAGGTTACCAATGACTTGTACAAGAGCTACCAACAGGGTTACCAATAACTAGAACAAGAGCTACCAACTGGGTTATCAAGTACTTTAACAAGAGCTACCAACTGGGTTATCAAGTACTATAGCAAGAGCTACCAACAGGGTAACCAATTTCTTGAACAAGAGCTACCAACAGACTTTTCATGCAACCTGATAAGAGCAATAGCCTGCTAGAACAGAAATCAGTTGGATGACCTGTATTAAGCTATTTgaaatgtgttatatttttaattctataaTTATTAATCATCATCATCTATTGATTTAATAGTCATCAACAGCTGTCTAAGAGGTTGTTTTGGTGTAGAGGTGCACAGTAAACCTTCCTCAAAATCGAAAGGTATATGATACTTGTCTTTGAGAGGTGTGTGAAATTCACTAGGTTTTGAAACTTTCTCCTCCTGTTTtgtagtatggcgttcatttgAATCTTCCATAGAAGCACTTGTAACTAACGCTTTGTTTTCATGAAGATGATCTTCTTTGTTCATTTCACAATCTTTGGAGAGATCTTTTCctattaaaagaatatttatagACTTAAAAGCGTCAGATGTGTAATCAAATCGTATTatgatcaatgataattttgtcaacaaataatttatcctcataaaaaaactattttaagcACTGAATATTAGAATGTTTTGATATGCAGCTGGATACTTTAGACTTTAAACCCAATAATTTCACTTACTCTacgttttttaaacaaatacatttaattaCTGTTGTGAACAGGCACTTCCATCGAATAAAATCAGAGACAAGTGCATGTGGCAGTGCAGTGGTCGTATTTATTGCATTATTGAAATAAACCCCTctaaaatattgatatcacAGCATTGGGAACTGTTCCTTCTCAGACTCTTATCTTAACACGATTTTTTTTCGTGGCTGACTCTCTTAAGATTCTTTTCATTTGTAGTGAAAGCGATAATACTTATGATCAAAGAAATCAGCACACTCCGCATTAAAAGCGGTACGTTTTCACAAAAATGGgctattgaaaaaaataaataggcGAAGTCATTAATCTGTCGCTAAATTTGACTATATACGATGTCGACACTAAAATTTCCTCTTGTAGTTTTGTGACGGTTTGCTAAAATGTCATTTCCTTGTGTGTATCTAATAAGATTTGACTAGGTTTGACCTTTGTACCTGCACTGCATGTTCTTGTATTTCAACAACACGGAAGCTCAATATTACATTCTAGTACatcatttctaaaatatttatatgaggCAGATAGTGAACACAAGATGGTCTGATATAAACAAGCTTGGattaaatcatgttttagtAATGCATTTGGTTCTCTGCTTCCTTGAATAAAATAATACCTGTCGTTTTCCGCCGCCTTCTTTTCCATTTGAAGAAGACAACAGTGACCATAATGATAATAAACAGGAACACCAAACATCCTGCAATTATTCCCGCCAAAACAGGTGTAGAGAGTAATTCTGTAGTCGTCTGCTGACGATTACAAATGTTTTCGTCGCTGTTGTCGCCACAGTTGTCAATTGTGTTGCAAAGATCGCTGTCCGGAATGCATCCGGAGTTAGCACATGTGTACTCGTATGGGCCACATCCTGTAaaagttagaaaaaaacatgataaagataaacGATGGAGTTGTTAGCAAACAATGTAAAAGATAAACTTAAAACTTATCATCATAAGATAAAAACACAATGATTGTACAGTGATATACATTCATAAATGTCTCCCGGGTcgaaataccataaataaaagtacttttatttcaaGGTACTGTATAAATCCTCGCTTCGAATAGCAATAAAGTGCATCCTATGGTCAACACTAAGTCATTTCTAGATCCATCACTGCGAAAAACAACATCGAAAGTGATTCGATATCCCTATTCAGATCAAACTTACAATCGCCGAAACTGTTTCCAAAgtatttaaatgaaacaattaAAGCTCTTCGGTTCCGATATCGGACAGTCCGACTTTAGTCTTCAGGCTTCATTTAGAGTCTTTATGAAAATAAGACGATGTGGaataattgcaaatgagacagctCTCATGCATCAGAGACATGTAATTTAAGTATAACTGTAAGTTACAATAGGTTCAGTGCCACCTTCAAAAGGAACAAAGCCCACAAACTACAAATTATGTAAACTAATTTAATCGGGAAAAGTAACGGCTGGTTAAtggtaaaaaaacaataaacgaaatgaaaaatataaaccgcaacaaacaacaatcactcGGAATTGCGGGCTATAGACTTTTCAAGAGACAAGTGACAGCAACacatatcatacaaatcaataacaatcataccacatctccttattttcacaACCTATAAAAATGTTATGACTATGGCTTAATTCATCAAATCGATACAAATCACAGTACTGGAAGTAAGTGACTGGAAGCTATTTCTAACCCAATAACTACTACATGTAATTATAATAATCATGACTTTAAACTcaacaaaaatatcaacaaactCCAATGGATTTATTGTAAAGATTGCACTTTTCAAatacacggtgggtatggttgtcctgcgagagaacgtactgtgctggtgatttggtcctgacgggtgctggtgggtcctgattctgtgctggtgggtttgtttacattgtatcagaacggctttaaaacgactgttttgttgcttaatttttctccgGTGTGTCacaagtaccatgcaaagtatattacaacaatattatattgcaaaagtcgtgcaagttcgttaaacggaattgtcctgacgatgtgctggtgataagaaaaacggtcctggttctgtgctcctatgtcctggttctgtgcttttatattttagttaaaagcggcatatattcaagatcattgatgctgtactgttattgacttattagctgttgtctgctttcttgaaattgacattgttgtgaatctgtttactgttattatgagagaaaaaataccccttttttatttttttttaaactaactgtaatcttatttattggcctgttaattGTACCCTTCTTGCCCCCTTTTTAGATaagaaaacatgtttatgattttcgggattacgatcattttgcaagatcaccaaaatacgttgtgatttatacaatacttatataaagtagatgatgtggtatgtttgttgtcaatggacaaatttccataagaaaccaaaggaagtatgtgttgacaaccatacgtcatcgtacgaccttcaacaataacccataaaataaaaatgtaaaaggtttgcataaaaatggagagcaaaaatatagaacaaaggactttctgagcgtttgaattatgtctttagcagcttaaaacacatttgtttgtgaacaattgagtgctgactataagaatgacaatagtattgcgggtttgtttgtttggtgtttttttggggggtgggggatggggataagttagagcgaggttacagtgaaagcttGGAACAGTTTCccgtaaaatttaaaagttgtattgtaaaagaaaaatgtatcttatagctattaagaatcacttgctgttAGATTTttccaacacatttttttttgtcaaaacggttatcatttttttttcttttcgaaagttcgatagaacacttaaaaaaaaatcactattttatgaaagggcaggctagaatatgtcagagaatgaagacgagataacctagagaacactaataaaattaatatttcttagcttttttcatttcaaaaaaaatatgtttgataaagaattacggggaaggaagtgaacaatgtgtccttcttttctatatataaaaatttttgaataaaaataaaatgtgccttgattataattgaatatgagtaaatggaaaaaatacccaactaaaatacacttttattttaatattggtaatatcactaagcttttaagttttgtgtgtcaaacacacttttttttatattgtgaattcatagaattattattttaaaatgtagccttaatttatatttaaaaaaaactgaatctaaagccagatatatcaaCCATTTTTGTTTCGatctatccgttttcaggactttaacaatcaacaataacacgcctggaaagtaaaatgcgtactcggctgtctataatcga
This is a stretch of genomic DNA from Mytilus trossulus isolate FHL-02 chromosome 6, PNRI_Mtr1.1.1.hap1, whole genome shotgun sequence. It encodes these proteins:
- the LOC134721913 gene encoding uncharacterized protein LOC134721913; the encoded protein is MENVKNLTKCEINPTDYKLCSPYTCVTRETPCRTGCGPYEYTCANSGCIPDSDLCNTIDNCGDNSDENICNRQQTTTELLSTPVLAGIIAGCLVFLFIIIMVTVVFFKWKRRRRKTTGKDLSKDCEMNKEDHLHENKALVTSASMEDSNERHTTKQEEKVSKPSEFHTPLKDKYHIPFDFEEGLLCTSTPKQPLRQLLMTIKSIDDDD